In the genome of Magnolia sinica isolate HGM2019 chromosome 2, MsV1, whole genome shotgun sequence, one region contains:
- the LOC131224871 gene encoding lignin-forming anionic peroxidase-like, protein MGFLVVKPTRVFCVYLACFLVTMLSLVSNGSCHAKLSSTFYDKACPNALSTIQSAVRTAISRERRMAGSLIRLHFHDCFVQGCDGSLLLEDTSSFTGERGAFQNSGSVRGFEVVDEVKSRVENVCPGVVSCADILAVAARDASVAVGGPTWKVKLGRRDSRTASKSQAESNIPRASDDLSVLISLFKRKGLNAKEMVALSGSHTIGQAQCITFRNRIYNETDIDAGFASTRRRGCPSNGGDANLAPIDLVTPNSFDNNYYKNLIKRKGLLKTDQVLFSGSSTNNFVTKYSNDQAAFYSDFAAAMVKMGDIDPLTGSSGEIRRRCKSIN, encoded by the exons atgggcTTTCTAGTAGTCAAGCCCACCAGGGTTTTTTGTGTCTACCTTGCATGTTTTCTTGTTACCATGTTGTCATTGGTGTCCAATGGGTCATGTCATGCAAAACTATCATCCACGTTCTATGATAAGGCGTGCCCTAATGCGCTCTCGACGATCCAGTCTGCTGTGAGGACAGCCATCTCACGTGAACGTCGGATGGCCGGATCTCTCATTCGGCTCCATTTCCATGATTGCTTCGTCCAAGGGTGCGACGGTTCGCTCTTGCTCGAAGACACTTCTTCGTTCACAGGCGAGAGGGGTGCATTTCAGAATTCAGGGTCAGTGAGAGGTTTTGAAGTGGTTGACGAGGTGAAGTCTAGGGTGGAGAATGTTTGCCCAGGGGTTGTGTCTTGCGCGGACATACTTGCAGTCGCGGCACGTGATGCATCCGTTGCT gTAGGTGGACCTACATGGAAAGTGAAGCTGGGAAGGAGGGACTCGAGGACAGCGAGCAAAAGCCAAGCAGAAAGTAACATTCCTAGGGCTTCAGACGACCTCAGCGTTCTCATTTCCTTATTCAAAAGGAAGGGTCTCAACGCAAAAGAGATGGTTGCACTCTCAG GCTCGCATACGATTGGCCAAGCACAATGTATAACATTCCGAAATAGGATCTACAACGAGACCGACATTGATGCTGGCTTCGCAAGTACTCGCCGACGTGGGTGTCCATCCAATGGTGGTGACGCCAATTTGGCTCCAATCGATCTAGTAACACCGAACTCCTTCGACAACAACTACTACAAGAACCTCATTAAGAGAAAGGGTCTCCTCAAGACAGACCAGGTTCTCTTCAGTGGAAGCTCCACTAACAATTTCGTGACCAAGTATAGCAACGACCAGGCTGCTTTCTACTCCGATTTTGCTGCGGCTATGGTCAAGATGGGCGACATTGATCCTCTCACTGGGTCTTCTGGGGAGATAAGGAGGAGATGCAAGTCAATCAATTGA
- the LOC131228336 gene encoding lignin-forming anionic peroxidase-like produces the protein MAFLVVRPTRVFCVYLACFLVTMLSLVSNGSCHAKLSSTFYDKACPNALSTIRSAVRTAISRERRMAGSLIRLHFHDCFVQGCDGSLLLEDTSSFTGERGAFQNSGSVRGFEVVEEVKSRVENVCPGVVSCADILAVAARDASVAVGGPTWKVKLGRRDSRTASQSQAESNLPRASDDLSVLISLFKRKGLNAKEMVALSGSHTIGQAQCVTFRNRIYNETDIDAGFASTRRRGCPSNGGDANLAPIDLVTPNSFDNNYYKNLIKRKGLLKTDQVLFSGSSTNNFVTKYSNNQAAFYSDFAAAMVKMGDIDPLTGSSGEIRRRCKSIN, from the exons atggccTTTTTAGTAGTCAGGCCCACTAGGGTTTTTTGTGTCTACCTTGCATGTTTTCTTGTTACCATGTTGTCATTGGTGTCCAATGGGTCATGTCATGCAAAACTATCATCCACGTTCTATGACAAGGCGTGCCCTAATGCGCTCTCGACGATCCGGTCCGCCGTGAGGACGGCCATCTCACGTGAGCGTCGGATGGCCGGATCTCTCATTCGGCTCCATTTCCATGATTGCTTCGTCCAGGGGTGCGACGGTTCGCTCTTGCTCGAAGACACTTCTTCATTCACGGGCGAGAGGGGTGCATTTCAGAATTCAGGGTCAGTGAGAGGTTTTGAAGTGGTCGAGGAGGTGAAGTCTAGGGTGGAGAATGTTTGCCCAGGGGTTGTGTCTTGCGCCGACATACTTGCAGTCGCGGCACGCGATGCATCCGTTGCT gTAGGTGGACCAACATGGAAAGTGAAGCTGGGAAGGAGGGACTCGAGGACAGCGAGCCAAAGCCAAGCAGAAAGTAACCTTCCTAGGGCTTCAGACGACCTCAGCGTTCTCATTTCCTTATTCAAAAGGAAGGGTCTCAACGCAAAAGAGATGGTTGCACTCTCAG GCTCGCATACGATTGGCCAAGCACAATGTGTAACATTCCGAAATAGGATCTACAACGAGACCGACATTGATGCTGGCTTCGCAAGTACTCGCCGACGTGGGTGTCCATCCAATGGTGGTGACGCCAATTTGGCTCCAATCGATCTAGTAACACCGAACTCCTTCGACAACAACTACTACAAGAACCTCATTAAGAGAAAGGGTCTCCTCAAGACAGACCAGGTTCTCTTCAGTGGAAGCTCCACTAACAATTTCGTGACCAAATATAGCAACAACCAGGCTGCTTTCTACTCTGATTTTGCCGCAGCTATGGTCAAGATGGGCGACATTGATCCTCTCACTGGGTCTTCTGGGGAGATAAGGAGGAGATGCAAGTCAATCAATTGA